One segment of Kogia breviceps isolate mKogBre1 chromosome 14, mKogBre1 haplotype 1, whole genome shotgun sequence DNA contains the following:
- the LOC131740824 gene encoding LOW QUALITY PROTEIN: large ribosomal subunit protein eL39 (The sequence of the model RefSeq protein was modified relative to this genomic sequence to represent the inferred CDS: inserted 1 base in 1 codon), with product MSRASLVAQWLRIRLPLFSHPPSYVXLNLLLAMSSHKTFRIKRFLAKKQKQNHPIPQWIQMKTGNKIRYNSKRRHWRRTKLGL from the exons atgtctagggcttccctggtggcacagtggttaagaatccgcctgccgctctTTTCTCATCCCCCATCCTATG TGTTGAATTTGCTCCTCGCCATGTCTTCTCACAAGACTTTCAGGATCAAGCGATTCCTggccaagaaacaaaagcagaatcaTCCCATTCCCCAATGGATTCAAATGAAAACTGGTAATAAAATCAGGTACAACTCCAAGAGAAGACATTGGAGAAGAACCAAGCTGGGTCTATAA